One window of Dehalobacterium formicoaceticum genomic DNA carries:
- a CDS encoding ABC transporter ATP-binding protein: MIKKLAASIGQYKKDSILTPVYVTFEVIMEIIIPILMAYLIDYGIEKNNLSYVLMIGLALLISAAIQLTFGTMAGRSAAVASSGFARNLRRDMYFNVQNFSFSNIDKFSTAGIITRLTTDVTNVQNAYQMIIRMAIRSPFMLIFCLIVSFRINAQLALIFLATIPVLGIGLWLITSHVHPVFRKVFKTYDRLNNVVQENLSAIRVVKSFNRESFEENKFGKISTEIFQDFSKAEKRIAYNMPLMQFCLYVCILLVSWLGAQQIVASNNNPAIGLSTGELMSLITYAMLILMSLMMLSMVFIMIIISRASAERISEILSEESDIKNPKNPLFSVKDGSISFENVTFSYARKTEKPVLDNISISIASGETVGIIGGIGSAKSSFVQLIPRLYDAQSGMVMVGGADVSDYDIESLRNQVAMVLQRNVLFSGTIEENLRWGDENASDEELVHACKLAQADSFIQEFPDKYDTYIEQGGSNVSGGQKQRLCIARALLKKPKILILDDSTSAVDTKTDALIRGAFREELPDMTKIIIAQRIASVMDADKIIVLDDGKINAIGTHDELLENCPIYQEVYESQNKGGHLHE; encoded by the coding sequence ATGATTAAAAAACTGGCTGCCAGTATTGGGCAGTATAAAAAGGACTCCATACTTACCCCTGTGTACGTAACATTCGAGGTCATTATGGAAATTATCATACCCATTCTAATGGCTTATCTGATTGATTACGGGATCGAGAAGAACAACCTCTCTTACGTTTTAATGATAGGACTGGCGCTGCTTATTTCGGCGGCAATACAGTTGACTTTCGGTACGATGGCCGGGCGCAGCGCGGCGGTTGCGTCTTCCGGCTTTGCCAGAAATCTGCGGCGCGACATGTACTTCAATGTGCAGAACTTTTCGTTCTCCAACATTGATAAATTTTCCACTGCGGGTATTATCACCCGCCTGACAACCGATGTGACCAACGTGCAAAATGCCTATCAGATGATTATCCGCATGGCGATACGAAGCCCTTTTATGCTAATCTTCTGTCTGATTGTCTCCTTCCGTATTAACGCGCAGCTTGCTTTGATCTTTTTGGCGACAATTCCCGTTCTTGGGATTGGATTATGGCTGATTACGTCCCATGTGCACCCTGTTTTCCGGAAGGTTTTCAAGACTTACGACAGGCTCAACAATGTTGTGCAGGAAAATCTCAGCGCCATTCGCGTTGTCAAATCCTTCAACCGGGAAAGTTTTGAAGAAAATAAGTTTGGGAAAATATCAACAGAAATCTTCCAAGACTTTTCAAAGGCTGAAAAGAGAATTGCATACAATATGCCCCTGATGCAATTTTGTCTGTACGTCTGCATATTGCTGGTGTCGTGGCTGGGAGCGCAACAGATTGTTGCCAGCAATAACAATCCCGCCATCGGACTTTCAACCGGCGAGCTTATGAGCCTGATCACCTATGCCATGCTGATATTAATGAGCCTGATGATGTTGTCGATGGTTTTTATCATGATAATCATTTCTCGTGCCTCTGCGGAGCGAATCTCGGAAATTCTCAGCGAGGAAAGCGATATAAAAAACCCGAAAAACCCCTTATTTTCGGTGAAAGACGGTTCTATATCGTTTGAAAATGTAACCTTTTCCTATGCGCGTAAAACGGAAAAGCCGGTGCTTGACAACATCAGTATCTCCATAGCGTCCGGCGAAACCGTTGGTATCATAGGCGGGATCGGTTCTGCGAAATCCAGCTTTGTCCAGCTTATACCACGGCTGTATGACGCCCAGAGCGGCATGGTGATGGTAGGTGGCGCAGATGTGAGCGATTATGATATTGAATCGCTCCGCAATCAGGTGGCGATGGTGTTGCAGAGAAACGTTCTGTTTTCAGGTACGATTGAAGAGAATTTGCGCTGGGGCGATGAAAACGCCAGCGATGAAGAGTTGGTGCACGCCTGCAAGCTGGCGCAGGCGGACAGCTTTATTCAGGAATTCCCCGACAAATACGACACGTATATCGAGCAAGGCGGCAGCAACGTTTCAGGCGGCCAGAAGCAACGGCTTTGTATCGCGCGGGCATTGCTCAAAAAGCCGAAAATCCTCATTCTCGATGATTCCACCAGCGCCGTGGATACAAAAACAGACGCGCTCATTCGGGGGGCTTTCCGGGAGGAGCTCCCGGATATGACCAAGATCATCATTGCACAGCGCATCGCCTCCGTAATGGATGCCGATAAGATCATCGTATTGGACGATGGCAAAATCAATGCCATAGGAACCCATGATGAGCTGCTGGAAAACTGTCCGATTTATCAAGAAGTCTATGAATCTCAGAATAAAGGGGGCCACCTCCATGAATAA